A region of Gracilinanus agilis isolate LMUSP501 chromosome 3, AgileGrace, whole genome shotgun sequence DNA encodes the following proteins:
- the KLK5 gene encoding kallikrein-5 — MASVGPSWAWTLVLLMSVLIMADTGLTGQNQACQEYGTRQAAGTHPEAGTSQEVGSHSQGETRQENDRILNGTNCQPRTQPWQAALFLQPNRLYCGAVLIHPRWVLTAAHCQKPTYIVRLGRYRLHGAEPGQRILRGVQSFPHPRYTRPAHSNDLMLIKLNGRVTMSKSIQSIKISPRAPRPGTQCLVSGWGTTSSPQVHYPQVLQCLNITIMSQAACQKAYPGEIDSTMFCAGDEAGKDSCQGDSGGPVVCNGALQGLVSWGDVPCGQPNKPGVYTNLYLFKNWIEDIIKNH, encoded by the exons ATGGCTTCAGTGGGTCCTTCATGGGCCTGGACGCTGGTACTTCTAATGTCAGTTCTGATCATGGCAGATACAGGTCTGACAG GCCAGAACCAGGCCTGCCAGGAATATGGGACTCGCCAGGCGGCAGGAACTCACCCGGAGGCTGGGACTAGCCAGGAGGTTGGGAGCCATTCTCAGGGAGAGACCCGCCAGGAAAACGACCGAATATTAAATGGCACAAACTGTCAACCCCGAACCCAACCTTGGCAGGCAGCTCTGTTTCTGCAACCAAACAGACTCTATTGTGGGGCAGTGCTGATCCATCCACGCTGGGTGCTCACTGCTGCACACTGCCAGAAACC CACTTACATTGTTCGTCTGGGCCGGTATCGTCTCCATGGGGCCGAGCCGGGCCAGAGGATTCTCCGCGGCGTCCAGTCCTTCCCTCACCCCAGATATACCCGGCCGGCTCACTCTAATGACCTCATGTTAATTAAGTTGAACGGAAGGGTCACCATGTCAAAAAGCATCCAAAGCATCAAGATCTCACCTCGGGCCCCAAGGCCTGGCACCCAGTGCCTTGTTTCAGGCTGGGGAACCACCAGTAGCCCTCAAG TCCACTACCCCCAGGTTCTGCAGTGCCTTAACATCACAATCATGTCTCAGGCGGCCTGCCAGAAGGCCTACCCCGGGGAGATTGATTCTACCATGTTCTGTGCCGGCGATGAAGCGGGCAAGGACTCCTGCCAG GGTGACTCAGGGGGCCCTGTGGTCTGCAATGGAGCTCTTCAGGGCCTCGTATCCTGGGGGGATGTTCCCTGTGGACAGCCCAACAAGCCTGGGGTCTACACCAACCTCTACCTCTTCAAGAACTGGATTGAAGACATCATCAAAAACCACTAA